The Triticum aestivum cultivar Chinese Spring chromosome 3A, IWGSC CS RefSeq v2.1, whole genome shotgun sequence genome includes a region encoding these proteins:
- the LOC123057380 gene encoding LOW QUALITY PROTEIN: uncharacterized protein (The sequence of the model RefSeq protein was modified relative to this genomic sequence to represent the inferred CDS: inserted 1 base in 1 codon; substituted 1 base at 1 genomic stop codon) codes for MLLLRHPSVDTVVERFLVGKGAGVGAREEGAASDDQKMEKRHQEFDEMRTDLSEVKKWTEREEVTANERDTGEPIAAWVDPNVRDMGDEDMVAFFAALMQRPTGGGGGGGGGGSGWKKTVIRPIEQDDAPHVCFSKGRVGFFSKASDLAVLTGTQVAALTFSPDDNAFSFSHPSADTVVERFLVGDGVGAGAREXGAAIEDXKMEKLHEEFHELRTDLVKVKKQTEREEVTAKQRDAGEPIAAWVDPNVRDMGNEDLVAFFAALMHVNDVISECPNQVLFRVDVSRTEEEMPPPLVFAAGMEMEEMQMVIPQPLGFDDEMGMPPPPEITAGLETNVGFPFPY; via the exons ATGCTTCTCCTTCGGCACCCCTCTGTCGACACCGTCGTGGAACGCTTCCTGGTGGGGAAGGGTGCCGGGGTTGGCGCGAGGGAGGAGGGTGCTGCCAGTGATGATCAGAAGATGGAGAAGCGGCACCAGGAGTTCGACGAGATGCGCACGGACCTATCCGAGGTGAAGAAGTGGACCGAGCGCGAGGAGGTCACCGCGAATGAGCGTGACACGGGGGAGCCGATAGCGGCTTGGGTTGACCCGAATGTGCGCGACATGGGGGACGAGGACATGGTGGCCTTCTTTGCCGCGCTGATGCAG CGCCCAACcggtgggggcgggggggggggggggggtggcagcGGCTGGAAGAAGACCGTCATCCGCCCGATCGAGCAGGACGATGCCCCGCACGTCTGCTTCTCCAAGGGCCGCGTGGGGTTTTTCAGCAAGGCGAGCGATCTAGCGGTCCTGACCGGCACCCAGGTGGCCGCTCTCACCTTCTCGCCCGACGACAATGCCTTCTCCTTCAGCCACCCCTCCGCCGACACCGTCGTGGAACGCTTCCTGGTGGGGGACGGTGTGGGGGCTGGCGCGAGGG GAGGTGCTGCCATCGAAGATTAGAAGATGGAGAAGCTGCACGAGGAGTTCCACGAGCTGCGCACGGACCTAGTCAAGGTGAAGAAGCAGACAGAGCGCGAGGAAGTCACAGCGAAGCAGCGTGATGCGGGGGAGCCGATAGCGGCTTGGGTTGACCCGAACGTGCGCGACATGGGGAACGAGGACTTGGTGGCCTTCTTTGCCGCGCTGATGCACGTGAATGACGTCATCTCCGAATGCCCCAACCAGGTTCTCTTTCGCGTCGACGTGAGCCGCACGGAGGAG GAGATGCCTCCACCGTTGGTGTTCGCCGCGGGTATGGAAATGGAGGAGATGCAGATGGTGATACCTCAGCCGCTAGGATTCGATGATGAGATGGGGATGCCTCCGCCACCAGAGATCACTGCTGGGCTGGAGACGAATGTCGGCTTCCCGTTCCCGTACTGA
- the LOC123057382 gene encoding agamous-like MADS-box protein AGL23: MNLSTKKLQDLNNCSTLATERASNGSVQRGGESGWKKTVIRRIEQDDATHVCFSKGCVGFFSKASDLAVLTGTQVAALTFSPGGNAFSFGHPSVDTVVERFLVGKGAGAGAREEGAASDDQKMEKRHQEFDEMRTDLSEVKKRTEREEVTANERDTGEPIAAWVDPNVRDMGDEDMVAFFAALMQVKDIVSERANQVLLRVDVSRMKEQQMLMELPLAQAVTAGMDMQEMPPPLVFAAGMDMEEMQMVIPHLLGFDDEMGIPLSPEIPAGLETNADFLFPY; this comes from the exons ATGAACTTAAGCACCAAAAAATTGCAAGATCTGAACAATTGCAGCACCTTAGCCACAGAGCGAGCAAGTAATGGCAGCGTCCAACGGGGGGGTGAAAGCGGCTGGAAGAAGACCGTCATCCGCCGGATCGAGCAGGACGATGCCACGCACGTCTGCTTCTCCAAGGGCTGCGTGGGGTTCTTCAGCAAGGCGAGCGATCTAGCGGTCCTGACCGGCACCCAGGTGGCCGCTCTCACCTTCTCGCCCGGTGGCAAtgccttctccttcggccaccccTCTGTCGACACCGTCGTGGAACGCTTCCTGGTGGGGAAGGGTGCCGGGGCTGGCGCGAGGGAGGAGGGTGCTGCCAGTGATGATCAGAAGATGGAGAAGCGGCACCAGGAGTTTGACGAGATGCGCACGGACCTATCCGAGGTGAAGAAGCGGACCGAGCGCGAGGAGGTCACCGCGAATGAGCGTGACACAGGGGAGCCGATAGCAGCTTGGGTTGACCCGAATGTGCGCGACATGGGGGACGAGGACATGGTGGCCTTCTTCGCCGCGCTGATGCAGGTGAAGGACATCGTCTCCGAACGCGCCAACCAGGTTCTCTTGCGCGTGGACGTGAGCCGCATGAAGGAG CAGCAGATGTTGATGGAGCTGCCTCTGGCACAGGCAGTCACCGCCGGGATGGATATGCAGGAGATGCCTCCACCGCTGGTGTTCGCCGCGGGGATGGATATGGAGGAGATGCAGATGGTGATTCCTCATCTGCTAGGGTTTGACGATGAGATGGGGATTCCTCTGTCACCTGAGATCCCTGCTGGGCTGGAGACGAACGCCGACTTCCTGTTCCCGTATTGA